The nucleotide sequence TCCGCAGACCGCCTCCGATCGAGGACGTGTTGGCCACGGAGAGCATGAGCAGGCGCCGCGCCGACAGCACGGTCCGCCCTCCCGGCTGCTCGATCTCCAGGGACGTGAACGGAGACGGGTAGCGCAGCACCTCCACCGGAAGAGCGGCCAGATAGCGGGACTCGCCGCGCGGCCAGCGCCAGGAGTTCGCCCGCTGAGCGACCGCGGCGTCGATGCCGCAGCAGGCGGCGGTCGCGTACCAGCGCCGGTTGCCGTCGGCGAGCTCGATGCGCCCCAGATCCATGGACCGCGGGCCCTCGTCGAGACCGCGCAGCACCCGGCCGGCGGCTCGCTCCGGGTCGTTCTGCGGAACGCCCATGTGCCGAGCCAGGTCGTTGCCGGTGCCTGCCGGCACCAGCCCGAACGGGACCGGCTCCAGGCCCCGGTCGCTGCGCTGCCTGAGGACGTTGACCACGGTGTGGACCATGCCGTCCCCGCCCACGGCCACGACGGCGGCCACGGCATCGCCCTCGGCGTCGGCCCGGGACAGCCTGCGCTGCAGGGATGCTCCCCACACCACGCCAGAGCGGTCGGTCGCGTCCTCCGGGGCGGTGCGGACGGTCTCGGTGCGGAAGCCTCCGGTGCGCAGGATGGCCGCCGCGCGCCGGGCCGTGTCCGGGCCGCGGCGCCTCCGCGGATTGACCACCAGGAGGATCAGCGGCGCGGTCCGCGCCGAGGACCGGCTCATGCCGCACCCGGGGCGTCGTCGCCCTCGTCATCGCTCGAGTCCTCGGCCGGGGCCTGAGCGGAGCATCGGGCGCACAGCCCGACGATCTCGACGGTGTGGTCGACCTGCGTGAAGCCGTGATCCTGCGCGGTCTGCGAGGTCCAGCGCTCGATCTCCGGCGCCTGCAGCTCCACGGTCGCTCCGCACCGGCGGCAGACCAGATGGTGGTGATGCTGCTCGGCGGCGCACTGGCGGTAGATGGACTCGCCGTCCTGGCTGCGCAGGACGTCGACCTCCCCGGCCTCGGCCATGGACTGCAGGATCCGGTAGGTCGTGGGCAGGGAGACGGACTCGCCGCTCTCGCGCAGAGCTGCGTGCAGGTCCTGGGTGGAGATGAAGTCGGACTGCGCGCTCATGGCGGCCTGGACCGCGCGGCGCTGGCGGGTCACGCGCACGGCGGCGTGCGGCTGCTGAGCTGACGGCGTGGACAACGAAGGACCTCCTGAACACGATCGCACCCGTGCCTGGGGGACGGCGGCCGGGGGATCCTCCATGCTACTCGGGCGCGGCCCCGGGCCCGGTGCGGTGGACGCGGGGGACGGGGCCCTCGCGAGGTCGCAGCGGATCAGTAGGCTGGGAGCACAGCACCGGCCGCGCCGCGCAGCTAGCGGCGGAACCGCACGGTGCAGGCATCGCTGAGGAGTCCCACGTGAAGCTGACCAAGTACACCCATTCCTGCGTCCGCCTGGAGATCGACGGCACCGTGCTGGTGCTGGATCCTGGCAGCTTCTCCGAGGTCGAGCAGGCCATGGACGGGGCCGATCATCTGCTGATCACTCACACGCATCCCGATCACCTGGATCCCGAGCGCGTTCCGGCGCAGCTGCGGCAGATGCGCGATCTGCAGGTCTGGGCCCCGGGCTCGGTGGCCGCCGATCTGCGCGAGCAGCTCGGCGCGGACGCGACCGACTCGAAGGGAGGCGAGCGCATCCACGACGTCGACGCCGAGACCGAGCTCGATCTGTCGGGCGTGCGGGTGCGCACCTTCGGCGGGCAGCACGCGATGATCCACCCGCTGATCCGCACGGTCGACAACGTCGGCTACCTCATCGAGGAGCGCGTCTACCATCCCGGGGACTCGCTGATCGTCCCGGACGGCATCACCCCGTCCACCGTGCTGGTCCCGCTGCACGCGCCGTGGTCCA is from Kocuria palustris and encodes:
- a CDS encoding diacylglycerol/lipid kinase family protein, which encodes MSRSSARTAPLILLVVNPRRRRGPDTARRAAAILRTGGFRTETVRTAPEDATDRSGVVWGASLQRRLSRADAEGDAVAAVVAVGGDGMVHTVVNVLRQRSDRGLEPVPFGLVPAGTGNDLARHMGVPQNDPERAAGRVLRGLDEGPRSMDLGRIELADGNRRWYATAACCGIDAAVAQRANSWRWPRGESRYLAALPVEVLRYPSPFTSLEIEQPGGRTVLSARRLLMLSVANTSSIGGGLRIVPHAEAFDGVLEIFQVRAMPRTRVARLFPLLMRAAHTELPEVSMDAALSARIDATGPIYADGEPVGSGPAVISIEPAALPVLL
- a CDS encoding Fur family transcriptional regulator, producing MSTPSAQQPHAAVRVTRQRRAVQAAMSAQSDFISTQDLHAALRESGESVSLPTTYRILQSMAEAGEVDVLRSQDGESIYRQCAAEQHHHHLVCRRCGATVELQAPEIERWTSQTAQDHGFTQVDHTVEIVGLCARCSAQAPAEDSSDDEGDDAPGAA
- a CDS encoding MBL fold metallo-hydrolase — translated: MKLTKYTHSCVRLEIDGTVLVLDPGSFSEVEQAMDGADHLLITHTHPDHLDPERVPAQLRQMRDLQVWAPGSVAADLREQLGADATDSKGGERIHDVDAETELDLSGVRVRTFGGQHAMIHPLIRTVDNVGYLIEERVYHPGDSLIVPDGITPSTVLVPLHAPWSKMAEVIDFLIAVRAEKAYPIHDALLSDNGFGIVEKQVTAFAAKYGTDYEHLDPSTTVEA